CAAAACCACAGATCAAATCTAGACAACTTACATGGATTCATATTTTAAGTACACAAATATACTGAATGAATGAAATGTAAAAAAAAAGTTTCCTAAGCAATAACTCAGTAACTACAATCTATAGAAAGAAAATAAGAGTAACTAAAAATTAAAACAACACGGACATATGGCTATATTTTCTTCACCAAACATAATAATTTTTGTATAACGTTGATATTTATCTATACGGTATAATAATAGAAAAAAACTCTACCATGATTCTTTTATTAAAATTGAAGTTAAAAAAAAAATTGCATAGTTTGGATGAACTTGGTAAAATACAATGACCATACAAAAATACATAAATCTAACATGAATGTACATAGCTTAATAAAGCGACTCTAAGAACATAAATCAAAACTGAACACTGCTCTCTTTCGAACCATTTAAGTATTGTATTATAAATTTAGCCAAATAAAGCGACCTAAAGATCTAGTCTCCTTACATTCAACAAAAAATCTATCCCTTGAAATTTAAAATTCACACATATAACCAAACAATAGAACTAAGAAAATAAAAAACAAATATCAAAAATAGCTAATGAATATAAACATTTTTTTATTAAAATTAATGTTTATCCATTATTTGTTCGTTTATAATATCATTTTCAATCAATACTGATTTTAAAATGTATAATAAATTATATAATATATATATATATATTTATATAAAATAATTTTTAATATAACTTTCCGCCGGACTAACCCCTAGTATATATATATATATATATGAAAATTAAAAGAGATGTAAAAGAGTAATTCCAGTGAATTTTCGAATAAGAAAGTTTAAGATACCCATGAAAAACTCCCTTAACACATGAAAATTTGTGCTCTCTACCCACCAAATCTAAGAAAATTAACTCCATACCCTATTTCTCCTCCTTCCCNNNNNNNNCCCCCATCATAAACATTTCCTTCCCTCCTAAGGTATTCCACTTCTTTTAGGGTATTCACCTAATTTCTCCTTTATTTCCTAATTTATTCAAATAAAACTTAATTAAATGAGTAGATTAAAACAAAGTATTAATATTGTGAAATTAAAGTTCCTTAAAAAAAACTCTACCAATGTGAATGATTTAATAAATCTCAATTGCCCAAAAGAAACGAATTAGACAATACCAAATGCAATATGAATTAAAAGTGCAGATAGAAGATAGTTTATTGAGCATTTTTCTATTCTTATTGTCACCAGCTTTGGCATGTGATCATATTTAAAGTTAAAGATTCACAAACACACACGAAATCCCAACTTTACATGTTTGAAAAGTAAAAAGGAGACATAATATTTTAAACAGTGAATTCAAAAGAAACCAAATTGTTAACTGAAAGCAATTGAAAGTGTGTAATCCCACTTGTCACAACAGACAAATTAATAACATTGACCATACGATGTGTATCCCACTCGTACACATCTCCGAAACCCGAAAATGGTTTCTTTTTAAAGAGAAATTACTGCAGCCCTTTACCGTGTTTAAAATGTGTAATTACTTCGTATTAAAAAAAATCACTAAAAATGCGAGGGGAAACTATTATATAAGTTTTTCATATTATGGTAAACTTGGTGGGGTTTAAGTTTGATAATTTGCAATTAAAAACTTAGCTATATAATTTTTCAAAAAGTTTTCGGTAGGCTTAATCGAGTGGTGCTTTGAATTAGTACCAAGAAACATGCCAATTGTCATCCAGGTCAAGGCCAATTTTCTCTTTGGCTACACATATAGTATTTTATTACATTATAATATCATATATGTGTAAAGCATATTATACAGCACAAACAAAATCAGTGGTGCTCAATATTCCCACCGAACTAGCTCGAATGAAAATCCTGAATGGTGAGCTTTTTAATAATTTAACTTTTTCTTTTAAGAAAACAGTGTGATATTTAATATACTATAGTTTGTCATATAGAAAACAGCATCTAGTCTAGTGGTTTTGCGATTGTTATTTTTTATAGTTGTTGACCTAATTTAATTAAAGTTAAAAGTGATTTAGTGTGATCATTAATCATCCTATATACCTAATTTTATGTACGGATGATTTGAGATGATGTAGATGTAGATGTAGATGTAGATGTAGAGGTAGATGTATAGAGCTCGGAATACATATTTTCTACTTGTGACTGAACATGTGAATCATTGTTTGTAAGACTAGCGTCCTTGCATATTTCTTTAACACAGACACACAGTTACCATTTACCAGCATACAATACAATTCAGTCGCATTAGAAACAAGAAAGATACACAAACGCATCTTGCTGCTACTAATATACTTGCTTGAACTTTTCTAGTTTCTACCGTCACTAAAATTAAAATTTCAAAATTAAACTGAAAAATCAATAATGCCAACTCATGTACATGGATAGGTTTTGTGCTGCTATATGTCTTGTAGACTAAACATTTAAAGTATATGCTTAGAGGTGCAATCATTTGGCATCATTTGTATGCTCTTAATGCTGTAATTTGCCACAAGAATAAATAAAAAGCATATGATATTATTATACATATACTTTTTATTTGACTCTGTAATTGATTTTATAATTTAAAGCCGCCTCTAAAGGTTGAAACTGGCGTGTAAAGCTATACATCCTGCTAGTAGTTTTTGATGGAAACAAAAAAGAATGAAAAGTGGAATTATCCCGCAATAATTTTCATACAACTCCATCTCCATGTGCTGCCTTCTAAAGCAACAACACACGAATATTCAATATAAATATGCATCTCTCTTTGTGTGCATGTAAATGTACATAAAAGTATTTTCAACGAGAAGATCGTCATCGTTCTATAGTGTGAGTATGGTGGATGATTAAATTAACGTGTTGGGTAAAAGATAATCTAGTAGAAGATGGAATAATTAGAAGAATGATAAATAATAATAGTGTAAGAGATATATAACTTTATATACAAAGTTAGATATGTTTAACATAGACATGATAAGATGGCTAAAATTACAGTTTTGGTTTAAATTTTTCAGCCGATGTCAAGTCGTGTGGAGTTCCAGTTAGAGTTAATCGGTTTTGAATCCGAACCGGTCTCTGGATCGAGTACGAGTTGTGTCGAGTTTGTGCGGAGTTATAGCGATTTTTTGCTTACACCCTAACTGAACCTTTTGCTTCCATACGGAACTGAACCAAACCAAACTTATAATTCAAATTAATTTGAACTTTTTTAACTCGAACAAACCAAAAAACCAGATTTCTGAACCTAACCGTTTCTACCCAGTGCACAGACCTAGTACTGGACATAAAAACAAATGGAATAGAAGAGTTCCCCACTATGTAGACATTTGTCATTGTAACTAAGTAAGAAGGTTGTCTTGTTGGGAATAAAAGTGTTTGGTTATAACTTTTACTTTTCAATCACACTACAAGATGACAAACAAAAAGTAAAATAAGCATGAAAAAGGCCGAGACGTTTGCGTTAGAGACTAAGGAATCTTATTAATATGAAAAGGGACCTTTGAAATCACATGCCAATGAGATGATAGATTCTACAAAGAAAAGATTCGTTTTTCAAAAGAACGAACAATTAAGTACCTCTTATAAGCAGGTAGGTTTCCGGTACTTTGTTAAGTTTCTGAAATTTCAACTTAAACCCAATTTGCGGTAATTTTAGTGGTCCAAATCTTTCATATTACTTATGTCTATTGAAACTCGGATATGAAAACTTATATTCACACACTCTTTAGACATTAGATTTATGGTCTATTAATTTTTACATAATCCCAATATACTTCCTCGAGATAATGACTCTTCTAGCCTTGGATCTCGCAGACCATCATCATCGGGCTTGAAAGCACAAACAACTTTTGGCCAAATTAAAAGTGTGTAGATTGATTACTAAATTTAGTACTTAGGTTTAGGACATCTGATAGTATGTTAAGTTTTTTTGCTTTCAACTTAAAATTAATTGACATTAAATAGAGTTTTCCAAATCTTTTATTATTCATATCCTTTTGAAATTTCGATGTGAATCTATATTCACACACTCTTTTAAAAATTAGAGCTTATGGTCTATTAGTCTCTGTGTAATCCCAATAAATTTAAAATATTATCTAACTAATTTTGGATAAATGGAACTCTCCTTGATGATGTGTCTGTTTAAAGAAGGATTGTTGGAAGATTACTCTATCTCACTCATAACACTATCAAATATTGCATATGATGTCCATAAATTCAGTCAATATATGGCGAATCCAAGGTACTCGCATTTACAAACTGCTAACATGGTTCTCAAATCCTTAAAAATACATTGAGTCAAGGACTATTTGTTTTCTCCACATCGAAAAACAACCTCACAACGTTCTTTGATGCTGATTAGTTTGCTTATCCGGTACAGAAAGATATGTTGTTTGATATTGTATGTTCTTCTATGAGTCTCTTGTTTTTTGGAGATCAAATAAACAACCAACAGTCTATTGAATCAGTTCTGAAGCTGAATACAAATATATGGTTGACGCTACTTGCAAGTTAATATGGATTAATTCACAGCCTTTTCAGTTATTTACATTATGCACCACCAGGACTAGCCACATTGTATTGTGACAATCGATATGCTCTGCATATTGCTTCTAGTCAGGGGAGGAGGCACTAAGAGACTTGTAGGTCAAGTGACCCCCCCCCCCCTAAAATTAGGGGGGCAAATTAGTGTATTTAAAAAAAAAATTACTATAATATTTAGTTACAGTTTGGCATTTGACCCCATTAATATTAAATTTATATATTATGATCCTAGTCAAAAATATTTTTTAGCTCTGATGCTTCTTCTAGTCATGTCTATCATGAGAGAATGAAATATATAGAAAATGACCGCAATCTAGTTGAGGAAGGGCGGTAAAGTGGTTTTCTCAAGACTACGTGTACAATAGGCAAATTCAACTAGCTAATGTGTTCATCAAATTATTCAACCTTAAATATTCAAGACTACGTGTACATGTCTTTTTCTTGAACTCTATTTTTTTTGAATTTTTCTTAGTTTATGTTGTAACTGAAACTACTCAGTTATGGACATATGTACAATGTGGCCGTTTCTGTGGTGAAAGTCACGCATGTGAGGAGTTACTATAACAAGATGAACTTTCGTAAATAAAAGTCAGTTAACTTATATGTACACGTATATGAACCAGTCCCAACTGTAAATTAAATTTTGACTAACAAAGGAGAAAGAATTTTACTTACGAGAACTCATTTGGTAATAGTAACTCCGCCCATGCGTGACTTTCACCACGGAAACGGCCACATTATACATATGATAACTGAGTAGTTTCAGTTGCAATATAAAGTTTTAAACTAAGAAAAATTAAAAAAAAATAGAGTTCAAGAAAAAGACATGAAAAACAAGAAAACCCGGTTACCGGTCAAAAAATATTTCTTACTTTATTTTATTATATTTTATTTCCACTGACAGAAAACTTAACTAATTTCTTTGGACAAAAAAAAACTAATTAAAGGTAAATTTTCTGATTTTTTGGATTTAATATTATTTATTTATCAGAAAGTTTCCATCTGAGTTTACTTTTTCCCGGGAAAGGGTTAACGTCCATAAGACTAACCCAAACGTCGCTATAAATAGAGACCCATCTTCTTCTTCTCCTCCATCGTCCAACCACCAAAAATCTTTTTTTACCCCAAACCCAAAAAATAAACTCTTCCATTTTCAAAAAAAACCCAAAAAAGATAAACTCTTTATTGTCTTACCTTGGAATGCACGTTGAGCTCCTTTTAGATCGTGTGATTTAGCAACGAAGGTTTTGCTCTGATCGGTGAGAAAAATGGAGCAGAAGAGCGTGTTGCTGTCAGCTTTAGGAGTTGGTGTTGGTTTAGGGATTGGGTTGGCATCGGGTCAGAGTTTGGGTAGATGGGCAAACGGGTCGGGTTCTGTAGAAGATGATCTCACAGGAGAACAGATTGAGCAAGAGCTGGTGAGACAAATTATTGATGGAAGAGAGAGTACTGTCACCTTCGATGAGTTTCCGTATTTCTTAAGGTATCTTCAAATTTAGCTCTCTGTTTATTGTTCTTTGTGTACTTAAAATATGATTATGATTAAAAAGAATCTTGAGTTCAATCAAAGATTCAATGCTTTTCTATGGACTTTCAGATCTATGGAGTTGAGATAAAGAGTGTGTTTGAAATATGCCAACTTGGCAAGTTGATTGTAATTTACATCTTCTTTGGAAAAAGATTCATTATATTTATACTGAAAAGGATTTAATATTGGTTATTAAAAAAGAAAATGATTGAATCTTTGGAAAAATGATGATCTTTTTTTCACTAAGAACATATTGGTTTGATTTAGCATATTTTTATTGGTGGTGAAAGGATCTTTGAATCTGTGGGTATCTAGGTTCAAAGAATGATAGAGATGTGAAATTCTGGGAATTAAAAAGTTTGCTTTTTCATTTTTCCAAGAAAAATATTTAGAAAGGGAAAAAAAATGATGGAAAGTGGGGTAGGTTAGTTGCACAACAAGCATGTGGATGATTTGGCAAAGGAAGACAGAGAGAGACAGCAAAGAAAAACAGAAAGATTCTTACATGTGATTCTACTAATTTAGTTTATCAATTTCCATTAATTCTTTTATATTTTCTGCTAACATTGTTTTTTGGATTCACTTCTCCATAATCAAACAAGTTTTTGTATGCTTTTCAAGAAATGTAATAAGATTTTTAATATCAAGAATCAGTTCACTTAGTGAATTATCTCTCTTATGATAAGATTTGAAGATATATTCTAATCTGTAAAACCTGAACTTTTGCATTTGGCTATATTTATGTTCTTGGTAATAAGACGAAGACAGTTTATAACTAATTCAAGATATGTTTATTTTTGTATGGCAGTGAGAGGACTAGAGTGTTACTGACAAGTTCAGCTTACGTTCATCTAAAAGAGTCTGATATATCGAAGCATACTCGGAATCTTGCACCTGCAAGTAAAGCCATTCTACTCTCTGGTCCTGCGGAGTTCTATCAGCAAATGCTTGCAAAAGCTTTGTCTCATTACTGTGAATCCAAGCTATTGCTGTTAGATATAACTGATTTCTCTATTAAGGTAAATCAACCAACCAATCGAACGCAAATAGTTTTCTAATTTCTCATAAGTCCTAAGTTTTCTCTATTATATATTTTTTTTGGAAACAGATACAAAGTAAATATGGATGCACCAAGAAGGAACCTGTAAGTTATAGTCCTATATATGCTTTATTATGCTGATTTTTTCAGAGCAATGACTCTGTTTTTCCTCTGTTTCTTGGTTTATAGTTTCACAAGAGGTCTATATCTGAGTTAACATTAGACAAAGTGTCTAGTTTAATGGGTTCCTTCTCGATGCTCTCTCAACGCGAAGTTGATCCAAGAGGTAAAACACACAACAAAAGCTCTCTACTCTGTCTTTTATTACTTCAAACATGACCTAAAGAGAGTTAAAATTCTTGTAAAATATTAGGGACATTGCGTCGACACACCAGTGGAAATGATCTTAAATCAAGGTTTGTCTCTGTTTCCTTACAATGAACATATTTTTTTTGTCTTCGTCAGCTCACTAGTTCCTTTAACTGCAGGAGTATAGAGACTTCAAACCGTCCTCCAAAGCACAAGAGAAATGCTTCTGCTGCTCCTGATATCAGTAGCATATCCTCTGTTTCAGGTTTGGAAACTGTTTATCACTACATCTTCAAGTTCTTACATCTATTTGCTTCATATATGAATTTTTTTATGGCATTATAGGTTGTAACAAACGCAGCACAAATCTATGTTTCGACGAGAAACTTTTCCTGCAATCACTTTACAAGGTAAACACACAAACTCTTCACAAGTATTCTAAACATTTTCGACGATTTTTCCATATTTATTGTCTTTCTCTGGCAGGTTTTGGTCTCTGTATCAGCGACAACTCCGCTAATAGTATACCTCAGGGACGTTGAGAAGCTTCTTGAGTCAGAAAGATTCTACAAGCTGTTCCAAAGACTCTTGAACAAGCTCTCTGGTCCAGTCTTGATTCTTGGGTCAAGAGTATTAGAACCAGAAGATGATTGCCAAGAAGTAAGCGAAAGGACATCCTCTCTTTTCCCTTACAACATTGAGATCAAACCACCGGAGGATGAGTCTCAGCTCATGAGCTGGAAAAGTCGTTTAGAAGATGACATGAAGATGATTCAGTTTCAAGACAACAAGAACCACATCGCGGAGGTTCTTGCTGCTAATGACATTGAATGCGATGACTTAGCTTCCATATGCCATGCGGATACAATGTGTTTGAGTAACCACATTGATGAAGTTGTGGTTTCTGCGATCACTTATCATTTGATACACACCAAAGAGCCTGAATACAGAAACGGAAAGCTTGTTATATCTTCCAAAAGGTAAGTACTAAACTACTAATGCATCAGGGTCGGATCTGGGCTAAGCTAAACATTGGTCTTGGTCCCTCAAAATTTTGAAAGTTTTTTTACATATGCATAGACACCTAAATTATGAAAAAAATATTATGAATTTTTTATTAAAAAATGTTTATAGCTCTCAAATTCTCGGACCGCATTTACAGTTTTTGCCAGCTTACTAAACTAATTCATATGATGTTGAAACATTGGTTTAGGCACCTAAATTTTTGAAAGTTTTTTACACATGCACAACCCCCTGAATTATGGAAAAAAAATTATTATAATTTTTAAAAAAATGTTTATAACTCCCAAATTCTCAGAACGGCCCTATAATGCATTCACAGTTTTTGCCAACTTA
The DNA window shown above is from Brassica oleracea var. oleracea cultivar TO1000 chromosome C3, BOL, whole genome shotgun sequence and carries:
- the LOC106336067 gene encoding putative cell division cycle ATPase, which produces MEQKSVLLSALGVGVGLGIGLASGQSLGRWANGSGSVEDDLTGEQIEQELVRQIIDGRESTVTFDEFPYFLSERTRVLLTSSAYVHLKESDISKHTRNLAPASKAILLSGPAEFYQQMLAKALSHYCESKLLLLDITDFSIKIQSKYGCTKKEPFHKRSISELTLDKVSSLMGSFSMLSQREVDPRGTLRRHTSGNDLKSRSIETSNRPPKHKRNASAAPDISSISSVSGCNKRSTNLCFDEKLFLQSLYKVLVSVSATTPLIVYLRDVEKLLESERFYKLFQRLLNKLSGPVLILGSRVLEPEDDCQEVSERTSSLFPYNIEIKPPEDESQLMSWKSRLEDDMKMIQFQDNKNHIAEVLAANDIECDDLASICHADTMCLSNHIDEVVVSAITYHLIHTKEPEYRNGKLVISSKSLSHGLSIFQEGGSRSFELDTNTDSKRKGGEVCSKSESKPESSGPENKNELEKSLPSNKNDNPSPPKAPEVVPDNEFEKRIRPEVIPANEIGVTFADIGSLDETKDSLQELVMLPLRRPDLFKGGLLKPCRGILLFGPPGTGKTMLAKAIANEAGASFINVSMSTITSKWFGEDEKNVRALFTLAAKVSPTIIFVDEVDSMLGQRTRVGEHEAMRKIKNEFMTHWDGLMTKPGERILVLAATNRPFDLDEAIIRRFERRIMVGLPSIESREKILRTLLSKEKTDELDFHELGQMTEGYSGSDLKNLCITAAYRPVRELIQQERLKDQERKKREEAGKGTEETKEEEEEASEEREIVLRPLNMEDMRKAKNQVGASFASEGSGMNELKQWNDLYGEGGSRKKEQLTYFL